The region gaggtcatgttgccctatgctgaagaggacatgcccttgaaatggttgtttcaacaagacaatgacccaaaacacactagtaaacgggcaaagtcttggttccaaaccaacaaaattaatgttatggagtggccagcccaatctccagaccttaatccaattgagaacttgtggggtgatatcaaaaatgctgtttctgaagcaaaaccaagaaatgtgaatgaattgtggaatgttgttaaagaatcatggagtggaataacagctgagaggtgccacaagttggttgactccatgccacacagatgtcaagcagttttaaaaaactgtggtcatacaactaaatattagtttagtgattcacaggattgctaaatcccagaaaaaaaaatgtttgtacaaaatagttttgagtttgtacagtcaaaggtagacactgctatttttttgaacacacccctttcaactaattgcccaattgcacagccttaagagcgtgcatatcatgaatgctgggtcttgtttgttttctgacaatctactgaacctactggtaacttgtttgccacgtagcaataaagaatatactaaaaaccttgattattctggttagtcacattgtactgctattattttgaacaatactgtatgtcacaaaaacatgcccacacacaccagtgggcagccatttatgctgcagcacccagagagcagttgggggttcgatgctttgctcaagggcacctcagtcatggtattgccagctcAAGACCCAAACCCAAAACCTTAGCCCACGACTTTCCATGGTATAcaataagaaacaaatgtttcagaGTAGGATGCTAAagtgttgtcacatgacaaaacattaattcaGCACAGCTGCTGAGGTTGTTACCtcacaaataaatgtactaaCCATTCTTTTTACAAAGGCTTGTTAATTAAGGATTCATAAACAATGCTATATTGCCCAATTGAtctcatttaataaataatggacTTTTCATACTGAGCAGaactattaataattgtgtaACTAGTAGTCAGGTggtagatatttatatttcagtactgtaatacattataaaaaagtaTGAGATGTGTTTAAATTATCATACTTTTTCCTCTCATTGGTGGGCggagtaaaaacatatttttatttttcaatatcttttaaataaactgtactgtataaagcactatagagATAAAGGTGGCATCGTTTGACTTGATCGGAAACATGCTGTAGAGATTGAAGTACAAATTTACACACTGTTCGCAGCATACATACTGGATCctgcagaaatagtaagagtagtatgaTCATACGGCATTTTGAACACAGCATCAGTCTAtgcttagcatgagaatccaactctttaacactgtaaacaactctgaatgcatgaaacagcattttaCCCCCACTTTAAAGAGCAATAAGTGTCTTGGAATTTCTTTTCAAATGCAACTGAAGTTCTATGATGGGCATATTTCTctaaacatatataaacacagcatgtttacatatatatatatatatatatatatatatatatatatatatatatatatatatatatatatatatatatatatatatatatatattaaactgtctTGTTCCTGTTAGCATTTACAACTATAATTTTCAACCATTTCCACCTCAgagcaataaattaaattgtgaGATGAAGTATAAAATGAGAAATAGTCACATTATGAGATATGAAGTCACACTTATGAGAAATATATAATGAGAAAAACTTTCAATAGTGAGATATGCAATTGCAATTATACAAGATAAATTCACAATTATAAGTAAAAGTTGAAATGTAAGAATGTGAAATGTAAGTTGCAATAAAATAGGTCATTATAGTAGAACCAAGACCACTCTAAACATAACTAGACAAgcctttaataaaatattgtggaatatatcaaatgctagatattaacaaaaataataataacaattcaatACTGGGCATTTTCCCATGAGTGTTTAAATATCTGTGCCCTTTTTTCAATGCTTCCTGTCCAACAGAGCTCTTACCTGTTTTTACATTATCCTATATGTATTCTGAGCCCTCTAACGTTTTGAATCTTACTCTCCcatctttttcatgtttttgcacACTTCCTTTTCTCTATCTCACTGtttgctctctccctctcttttctgcTAATACCCTGGTGCTCAGCAAGGCCCTACACCCCACAGTGTGTCTGCCTGCATCTCACGCTCATTAAGATTAAACATGGGACTCTACCAGTGCACAGGCAGAGCTGTGAGCATGAAGGTAACCCAGGTTCACCAGCTGATTGTagcaattatgattttatttttagctgtcAGACGAGGAACATGAGCGTGATTCAGTGTTTAATACAATCCCGTGTTCCTCATGCAAGTTCACATGTCCCACTCTTAACAAGTGGGATAAAAATATGCTGTTCTGTCtcaataaatgctgtttgtttcATAAACATAAACTTCAGCAAATTCCAAAGCTTCGATTCAGACAgaaatggaataaataaatatgaccaaCTCagtcattatttcactttataaGTCAACCAGCAAATTCTCTTTGGCTGGGAATTTCGCATGGGTTATTAGGAGATGATATTAagcagaatgtctgtttttgctAGTACAGTGGAAGTAATTGGGGTACAAATCAACACTTTATGTACAaaaaccccccccaaaaaaacactgaacattttaaaatatttcactaaagaaagaaagtagtacaggtttggaacgacaatgAGGGTTGAGTAATGATGactgaatgttttattttgggtgaactaacctttcaAGAACAGTGTGAACATTTTGTTCCTCAAACAGAAGCTTTTAAACTATTGTGTGCTTTTAAAAGTCAGCTGCTAACAAGTTGCTAAGAAATACCACTACCACAAGAAAGTGAGTTTTATGTGCTTTCTGAATCAGAGAACCATTGTATTCCTTAGGTCTCTATTCTAAAAACCCATACACAATTCCTAAGGGAAATTCCCATGACTTATTATCTTTTGGGTTTCAGAGCTACAAACTGAACGGCTCGAtcagaatgtaatgttttcacaaGCCCATGCTGATGCATTTTTGAGTTTGAAAAAGTTACGTTATAAAGCCGCACCATCTCAATGATCCTGCGTTTGGCTGTCGGCGCAATCCGCCTTCCTTCACAGACAACTCGCTCTTCATTCTGCATCTAGGGAGATTGGGGTCTCGTCTCTGTAATATTATCTCATGCTTGGTAAGAAGGCTGCTGCATAATTAGAGGTGGGAAAACTGATGGATGGGGGAGCAGTGCAGTGTGATGCTGTGAGCGGTGTGACCCCTCTGACCTTGTTATCATTACGGGTGGTAGGGTTGACCAGTCCAGCCCCTGCTTCAGCAAGCAGCTGTTGCCTTTAATGGCATAATTTGCACTTGACCTTGTCACCCCTCTACCTTTCTCTCactaactctctctctgtctcttcctcTCTGTGGTATCTTGTCTCATGGTCAAGGGCAGTAGAGAGCATGCCAAATCTGACTGGCAGCCTCATCAAGGTGAGGACTCCGATGGCATTGGAACTGTACCACCAAGATGGGATGATTCTTCTGAAAAccttaaagatatatatttttaaataaacatttccaaATAGACTGTATATGAATTTACAGATTACTTCCTTCATAcatgaatacaaaatatatagtAGATGTCTGACTATTATTGCATTTTTGCAAACTGAGTTGTCtccattttaaagaaaaagaacaCAATCAAagaagttatatttaaaatagatcCAGCATTCCAAATAGAAATTTGTAGACACTTACCAATTGTACGCTGCCAATTTCACTAAATTTGCTTGGAAACCTGCAAGGTGACTTTATATATCCACTGAAATGACCAGCTGGGTAATATAAATTGTAAttcaaaataaagagaaaagtGTAAGTGTGTCAAACACTttttggagaaagaaaaaaatacaggaaataaTGAATTACAGAAATAACTACAGTACTACAGAAAGAAATAAGGAACTACAGAAAGAAAGGACTACAGAAGGAAAGAGAActacagaaagaaagaaggaaagaaagcaaatattaaataaagaaataaaatcagagacaaaagaaaaatacagaaatacagaacgaaaaaataaaattagtacagacagacagaaagaaaaagaaagaaatgttttattaatgatctAACAACTCTTTGTGCAAGTAAGGGTGACGGAGACACAGATGTTCCTTCTGTTTTTCTCCTTACAAATGCGGAAAATATTGCTCGGTAGCTGCTTGACAAATGTATCATTAAAAATCCAGCACAACTGGCTCACTTTGGTTACATGTGAGGAGGTGCCGCGGCCGCTTCATCAGTGAGCACGTGATGGGGAACTTAAGCTTTAAGAGAATGAATCTCCTGCTGTGGGATTAAATTGAGTTCTCTGGTAGCTTGATGAGTCAGTCTCATACGCACACAGTCTGAGGCAGCCTGAAGGCCAGGCGACACAGCAGACTCTCCTGAGCTCACTGAATTTAAGTGGCAGTTCAGAGCATGGCCATCTGCACTATTTAGGTCAAGGACTTTGGGTTTCGATGTGCATATACGACAATGCAGTGCTTAGCTATGGAGATATCTCAGTGTAGTGAGTGTTTCCGAGAGCTCCTAAGCAGGTGTACTGTCTGAGAGATTGGGAGGGTGGAGTGAGAAATAATGGGAATGAAAGCTGCAGAATGCCGCAGTGCTGGAGCTCACCTTGTCAAGCCCCTCTCTGCGGGTGGGCCTTGTTCTTGCAAACAGCAGACCACAGGCAGGTGTCTGGAGTTATAGGCTACAGTGCGGCAGCTGAAATGGCAGCAAACgggaccaattttttttttaattatttatcagtAATGTACGTTTGAACCCACAGTCCATTCTAATGGACagacacatttgaaaaaaatcctGATTTAAAACTTGCAATTCTACAATcgattttaaactttaaataataagTTCAATCCTTCTCTTTTACATACAAACTATGAAATACtgccaaacatatatatataattttttttttaataaacccatAGAAAATGCTGCTAACTTCTGTGTTTGGAGTTAAGTGCTGCCATGCTTCTCTTCAAtgtagtgagtttttttttttttttttttttttttaattaccacaTGCAGAGCTTTACTGCCATTTGATTGGAAGACAAACGTCCAATCTCATGGACTGCAGGCTTTGCTCcagaagtaaaataataataataataataataataaataaataaaataaaaagcaaaacagttGGTAAAGTCTTGTGTCACAAGAAATAAATCTGCCATTTCACTTTAAGATTATTCACTAATGACACCGTAATGAAAAATTACACGGACCCAACCCCCCATAAgatcattaatatattttaagtaggCCTCTTTGTAATCTTTTTAAGAAAATGCCATGCTTACTtttaagcagaaatgtgaagcttatgATTTTGTTATAGTAGTCTAGcctacattattttttatgtatttatttttcagataaaaCGTGTGTATTATTTGacctataaaacagtttagatTGTTTTCCACACTAAAATCGTGTTTCTATTCATATAGTTTTGAAACGAGTACTTTAATGTTGTTACTTTTGGCCCCATTCACTTCACTGTAAGTGCCTCACTGTGGAAACAGATGTTTGGTTGTTTAAGAAAAGGAAGGACGGTAGGAAATGAATTTTGCTGTGATCAACATTATGACAGCAATGTTGTTTAACTTGTACTTAGTAGCCTGTCTTTACAGTACCCTTCGTCACTCTGAAGCGGCTTCCTCGAGCACACCGGAGTAGTTCGCTCCGTGTGTTTACTTCTCTCGGGTACGTTTCTTCTCCCTTCCAATATTTTGCAGCCTCTGATTCCGGCAGCTTCAAAGACTAACAAAATAAACTCTGATGCAAACTTCTCTCTTCGCATTAGCGCATCACAACAACAAGCGATGAGGGTTTCTTTATCGCAAGAGATATCAAACAGTCAGACTAGTTCTGAGGTAGCAGTTAGTTAGGCTGATGCCGTTCCAGGCAGCTGTCATGGAAACAGATGTCTGTTCGGTTACAAGCTGCAGATTTGCTCCCGTGGTAACGGGTTGCCGGTGCCTTTGATTGTGCCTGCTCCGAATGTGGCTTCCATTGAAGTCCCTGCACAAAGATGCCTCATCGTGTGATTGTTGGATTCATTAGTGGAAATTCCCTTGCACTTTCTTCCAGATTTGAGGGCCGATTCAGCTGTGACATGGTTTCTGAAGAGAGCAGAGACCAGATGTGCTGTAATGATGGGGTGTTTTTGGTGTGCCTCCTCCTTCCCTTAATCTCCAACAAATTATCACCGTGTTTGATTAACAAACCTTCAGATGAGTTCTAAACCTTACCAGTTGGAACAGCTAACTTCtataattattacaaaatgaGCTAATCTACATTCCCCATTAGGCTTGAGAATAGTTTTCATCTTCAGATCCCACAATTAGACATAAAGAGACTTTTAGTATACATCTTACCATCTGTCATACAAGGTAGACTCAAGAAACCTGAAGCTGTGAAAGGTTTCAAGCAATAAATCCTGTTTTCACCAGGCAAGGACGAGCAGAGTCTCCTGACCTATAACTGTTGACCGCACATCCTGCTCTGAAGGGCTTGGATCTCAGCAGGAATTCAGAGGAGCTGAGCTCTGCAAGTGAAGGTCAGGAGGGACTACACTGAGGCCCCGGGGTTGAGATTCTCACCACTGTTTATTTCATGAAAGAGAAGATGCCTTCACTCCTCCTCAGCCTGTTGTGCAGCTTATCTGGTTTAAAGACAACGTTCAAGGCTTCTGTCTAGACACAGGCTCAAAGCAAAGAATCGGACAGGACCGTCATATAGCTCGAGGCAAACGACAGCACTTAGAACATTTCTGGAGCACTGATCATGAACAACGGGCAAAGACTCTATAGTAAAAAGATAGTTAAtcgaaaataaatataaataactgttaaactgaaaaaaaagtagtaGTCACAGATATTGAGCAAATTTGATGGAGTTGGATGAAGTTACACTCCgctatgaagattttttttttttttttttaacaaaattagaaTATTCCCATCATTTAGTTAAAATAATGCAGGGGGAGATCGGAAAGACTCAGTAATAACTAAGAGCAAAGCTAGATTTTTGTAAAGataatagctgtttttttttttggcataaactGCAGTGACATCTGCTGTTCATATAGAAGCATTTCAGAGCCATGACCATTTCTTAACTGAAAACCTCTTTCAGAGATAAAGAATCAATAATACATCACAGTGGCAGAAAATTAGCCAGGTTGGAGACGTAACGCTGGAACACTCACTACAGTTATTTTTGTCACCCAAAAATGTTCCAAGTGCTTATATTTCAGAAAGATGGAAAAATAAGTACCAGGAATCATGAACAATATATATGACAGTTTAATTGacagaacaataaaaaaacaaaagttttggATAAACATTGCTCTTCAGAAAGAAGACAACTTGTTTCAAGTGTTGTTTGCAGCATTACAACACTAGCACAACAAAATCAAAATAAGTCCATTGTGGATAAACAAACTACAACCTCGTCCTAGGTACCTAAAACAATGGATTATTATAAAATGAACGTGATAAGGAAGGGCTAACATGGGGGCTTTGCCGCTCCCTCCCTGgacagtctgtctgcttcctcaTTTCCTGTATAGCCAGCATGACCTGGAATGTGCATCTAGAAATAAAGAATAATGGATAGTAAATTGTTCCATTTGCAGTCATTTCACTGGCCATGCCAGACATTTGTTTCATCACTCATTGCATAATGCCAAGCATGCATGAGAACAACTGAAAGTAAGCAGAAGGGTTCTGACATGGAGATGCGGCCCTAAAAAAAGATTTCACCACAGCAAAAAGATGCTACAAacacaatttcttaaaaaaaacacacacacatacatacatatatatatatatacatatatatatatatacatatatatatatatacatatacatatatatatatatatatatacacatatatacatatacatatatacatatacatatatatatatttttttttttttgaatgtacataaaattaaattaaaataaaaaaaaaatgtattgtagcCTTAAGGCATATCTCAAAAGTTCTGGCAAGTTTACAACAAGACCTAATTTTGACCAAGAGGTATATACAGTATAGTTAATAACCTACATTCAGAAGGATAGTGAACTTGCAGACAATATAATGGCTATAAATCACAGCATTCTAAATGGATCAGCTGCTCTGATCTTTCTTGCCATTCTTAATCACCAGCATCAGAGAAAATTATGCAGCTATGCAAGACATCTATCTGTGTGTTTCTCAAAAATGATAAGATTGGAAATGTCTACAGCTGCACATTTACATTCCATAAGAATGTTTATACCCAAAGGTTGGGACAACATGCTTGAAACAAACAAATTGAATAACAGATGCCCTATAGTACATCACTGTGTTAATACAGAAAACATACCCATACGACCTCAAGCTCTGCATTTAGGTTATCCAGCTTCTGAAAGTCTTCCTTGTTGACTATGACCCCGCCACCTTTAAGCCTCCAGCCATTAGACTTCCAAGTCTTTACCCAACTTGTAATACCTTTAGaaagcaaaaaaattataattataatatatatatatatgtgtgtgtgtgtgtgtgtgtgtgtgctatgcatatatattttaaaaatatctattaataacaataaaaaataagtacttcaCAGTTTTATGACCAGACATTTTCACAAGAATTTGAACAGAAAAGCAGAAGGCGCATACCATTAATGGTGAACTTGCTGTCCGTGTATAtcacaactttttttaaattattttctctgGCTTGCTCGAGTGCCTTGCAAGCAGCCTGTGATGACAAGTTTAATGATACAGTTATTAATAAAAGGGTATGAGAAAGAACACTGCTTGTAAGCACCTCACTGTTCTTACCTGCAATTCTGCTCTTTGGTTGGTCTGTCTCCCTGGAAGCCTCTCAGCCACATTACTgtggaaacaataaaaaaaataataaacaattacttTTACTACAACTGacacaaaaacagtgaaaatgttggcagggattttttttttttttaaacagtcatgaaaatttttttttctgaagtaccagtttttttttcagaatgctaTTAAATCACAGATGACTTACAGTGGATGATCACGACCCCAATATACACCAATTCCTGCACGGGCTCCTATTTTCCCATTTGCTGTGCAACAGCCATCAGTGTATACTACTACAGCATCACCTGTAAAAAGTGCACAGAGTAAAACATTTTGCTG is a window of Carassius auratus strain Wakin chromosome 45, ASM336829v1, whole genome shotgun sequence DNA encoding:
- the rnaseh1 gene encoding ribonuclease H1 isoform X1; this encodes MLRLPGFFNVVRRALCDAAEEMGKKGNFFYAVRKGSKPGVYQTWEECKHQVDKFPSAVFKKFASEQDAWAFVRSAQSQSAAPSFGGAKGCDYEVLPSRNVPDSSMAVPLGSKRTHEVSDDKGPSYPKRVKLIEVPQPKTTAPSSDGFTYMGDAVVVYTDGCCTANGKIGARAGIGVYWGRDHPLNVAERLPGRQTNQRAELQAACKALEQARENNLKKVVIYTDSKFTINGITSWVKTWKSNGWRLKGGGVIVNKEDFQKLDNLNAELEVVWMHIPGHAGYTGNEEADRLSREGAAKPPC
- the rnaseh1 gene encoding ribonuclease H1 isoform X2; its protein translation is MGKKGNFFYAVRKGSKPGVYQTWEECKHQVDKFPSAVFKKFASEQDAWAFVRSAQSQSAAPSFGGAKGCDYEVLPSRNVPDSSMAVPLGSKRTHEVSDDKGPSYPKRVKLIEVPQPKTTAPSSDGFTYMGDAVVVYTDGCCTANGKIGARAGIGVYWGRDHPLNVAERLPGRQTNQRAELQAACKALEQARENNLKKVVIYTDSKFTINGITSWVKTWKSNGWRLKGGGVIVNKEDFQKLDNLNAELEVVWMHIPGHAGYTGNEEADRLSREGAAKPPC